The following proteins come from a genomic window of Vigna radiata var. radiata cultivar VC1973A unplaced genomic scaffold, Vradiata_ver6 scaffold_363, whole genome shotgun sequence:
- the LOC106779584 gene encoding thioredoxin F-type, chloroplastic, producing MALNVCVSPNPKWVASPSLDSGSSLRPSLGSCFGNINIPSVNLNLSTRTTSLSLRRSFSVRSSLETAGPTVTVGQVTEVNKDTFWPIVKAAGDKTVVLDMYTQWCGPCKVMAPKFQELSKKYEDVVFLKLDCNQDNRPLAKELGIKVVPTFKILKDNKVVKEVTGAKYDDLVAAIDNVRLS from the exons ATGGCTCTGAATGTTTGCGTTTCTCCTAACCCTAAATGGGTTGCATCTCCTTCCTTAGACAGTGGTTCTTCTTTGAGACCTTCACTTGGGTCTTGTTTTGGTAACATAAACATTCCTAGTGTGAATCTCAACTTGAGTACTAGAACCACAAGTTTGAGTTTGAGAAGAAGTTTTAGTGTAAGATCTAGTTTGGAAACTGCAGGGCCCACAGTCACAGTGGGACAAGTCACTGAGGTAAATAAGGACACCTTCTGGCCGATTGTTAAGGCTGCCGGGGATAAAACCGTTGTCCTAGACATGTACACCCAATG GTGTGGCCCTTGCAAAGTGATGGCTCCAAAGTTTCAAGAATTATCTAAGAAGTATGAGGATGTTGTCTTTCTAAAGCTTGATTGCAACCAAGACAACAGG CCATTGGCAAAAGAGCTGGGGATTAAAGTGGTTCCCACTTTTAAAATTCTGAAGGACAACAAGGTTGTAAAAGAAGTTACTGGAGCTAAATACGATGATTTGGTTGCTGCCATTGACAATGTTCGATTGAGCTAA